In Lagopus muta isolate bLagMut1 chromosome 6, bLagMut1 primary, whole genome shotgun sequence, one DNA window encodes the following:
- the LOC125694852 gene encoding SERTA domain-containing protein 2-like translates to MLGRGLKRKLSDYEENMAGLSSAFDSSRNLPYPVKRQLVLNMCLTKLQTYKMLVEPNLHRSVLIANTVRQIQEEMRQESNQQAITVCTGITPSSPSYTGMESSGISLQLPSGISQQESNCCDLRSAEDPIENSLLIVSDDDMSSAISSILKDLDFVEDISPPTCLVPAGDDQPKFPENPGLKLEDDRQDLKGAECVFGSFEISNSTSYLKDLAIDDIFEDIDTSMYDSDFCCPPLMPPRPPPLATEEPLKTFPTCNSSSANNIQICRTDLSELDHIMEILVGS, encoded by the coding sequence ATGTTGGGGAGAGGCCTAAAACGCAAACTGAGTGACTATGAGGAGAACATGGCTGGTCTCTCTAGTGCCTTCGATTCCAGTCGAAATCTGCCATATCCAGTTAAGAGGCAGCTGGTGCTTAACATGTGCCTCACCAAGCTACAGACTTACAAAATGCTGGTGGAACCGAACTTGCACCGCTCTGTCCTCATAGCCAACACAGTGCGGCAAATTCAAGAGGAAATGAGACAAGAGAGTAATCAGCAGGCAATTACTGTCTGCACTGGCATTACTCCTAGTTCTCCCAGCTACACAGGGATGGAGTCATCTGGGATTTCCCTACAGCTGCCTTCAGGTATTAGTCAGCAAGAGTCTAACTGTTGTGACTTGAGGTCTGCGGAGGACCCGATTGAAAATAGCCTGCTGATAGTTTCAGATGATGATATGTCGTCTGCTATTTCGTCTATTCTGAAGGATTTAGACTTTGTAGAAGATATAAGCCCACCTACTTGTCTGGTTCCTGCTGGAGATGACCAGCCAAAGTTTCCAGAAAATCCCGGTCTAAAGCTAGAAGACGATAGACAGGATTTGAAAGGAGCCGAATGCGTGTTTGGTTCCTTTGAGATTTCCAATTCAACCAGCTACTTGAAGGATCTGGCAATAGATGACATTTTTGAAGATATCGATACTTCAATGTACGATTCAGACTTCTGTTGCCCCCCGCTGATGCCGCCCAGACCACCACCTCTTGCTACAGAAGAACCGTTGAAGACCTTTCCAACTTGTAATTCTTCTTCAGCAAACAACATTCAAATATGTAGAACAGATCTGAGTGAGTTGGACCACATCATGGAGATTCTGGTTGGGTCCTGA
- the CLBA1 gene encoding uncharacterized protein CLBA1 has product MQNLLQSGSRSSTDASLRVRVTELEVGGMSGGENGWNSNAGTDNEGITHLEVSQQSLPVLKSHRRSCEGSGESCCTSAPSGSWGEFEGFKEPLGKWHPRADILLKSKNTSDGGTGVSRGHCSAAAGHFCSEPSLLSEASSSLNEADHCYEGIFKSGFPEVLVLQSSESIRSLDQVVDVNNEDVGIPELTNNQLCIDSGNIWRTLRDLDNTSRLRHPWSKSHCQENLLSVLGIDTNRMDFLESQNDVTEESNAKDNEDFRFDGFSINNCKALIQTKLSVSPDSQQDQLFTCNLFLKTTSSNGNMQYITIPRKKHIFSTPNLNVKFFNSDVC; this is encoded by the exons ATGCAGAACCTGTTGCAGTCGGGAAGTCGCAGTAGCACAGACGCATCGCTCCGGGTGCGTGTGACAGAGCTGGAGGTGGGCGGAATGTCTGGCGGTGAGAATGGCTGGAACTCAAACGCAGGGACTGATAATGAAGGAATTACTCACCTCGAGGTATCGCAGCAGAGCCTCCCGGTACTGAAGAGCCACAGgcggagctgtgaggggtctggtGAGAGCTGCTGTACCTCAGCGCCCAGCGGTTCCTGGGGGGAGTTTGAGGGCTTCAAGGAACCCTTGGGCAAATGGCATCCCAGAGCTGATATTTTGCTGAAGTCAAAAAACACTTCTGATGGTGGTACAGGCGTGAGCAGAggacactgcagtgctgctgccgGTCACTTCTGTTCCGAGCCATCTCTACTCAGTGAGGCTTCCAGCTCTCTGAATGAG gcAGACCACTGCTATGAGGGTATATTTAAGTCAGGCTTTCCAGAAGTCCTTGTATTGCAGTCCAGCGAGAGCATAAGAAGCCTGGATCAAGTAGTTGATGTGAATAATGAAGATGTTGGGATTCCTGAACTTACAAATAATCAACTTTG caTCGATTCTGGAAACATATGGAGAACTCTTAGAGACTTAGATAATACCTCCAGATTAAGACATCCCTGGAGTAAATCTCATTGCCAAGAAAACCTTCTGAGTGTCCTTGGAATAGATACAAATCGAATG GACTTTCTGGAGAGCCAGAATGACGTTACTGAGGAATCAAATGCTAAAGATAATGAAGACTTCAGATTTGACGGATTCAGTATTAATAACTGCAAAGCACTGATCCAGACCAAG CTTTCTGTATCACCAGATTCCCAACAGGATCAGCTCTTCACCTGTAACCTCTTTCTGAAAACCACATCATCAAATGGGAACATGCAGTATATAACAATCCCAAGGAAGAAGCACATTTTCAGTACACCCAACCTAAACGTGAAATTTTTCAACAGTGATGTTTGTTGA